TGATCACACTCGTAGAGCCAATTGTTTGATCCATATAAAGTGGTAGTACTTGCAGAGTTTACACATAGAGAAGGAATATCTTCCACGCTTTGACTGGTTGAAGTACACGACTGACCAAAAGAATAATTGGTTGACAGTAAAACAATTATTAAAGTAGAATAAAAAAGGAGTAGTAATTTTTTCATAGCCTAGAAGTTATAGTTCAATCCAATTTTTATGATGAAACTGGCATTACCAACCTTGCTAAGCTGAAAGAAACGCTGGTCAAGATCCAGGTTAAGCATTATCTTGCCAGAGATGAAATATTCAGCGCAAAGCCCTATGTTCTCTCCGACAAAAAACTGGCTTTTCTTTTCGTCCAAGATTGAATTACTTATGAATTCCACTCCCGTTAGAAAACCCCCTTTTACATTGAAAAATAACTTATCCCCTGGATTATAGAAAGTATAGATCAGCTCCGGGTTTGCATATACAATTGAGGCGTTGCTTAAATCAAAGCTTACTCTTTCAAAGTCAAGGCTTCCACGATAAGCAAGATTACCACTTTTAAAAGGTAATTCTTGAAGAGACGTTAAAACCGTTTTTAACATAAGCATAATTAATTCCCAATGCCTTACTTCCTTCAACATGTATCAACTGTGCGCCTGCTGAAACCGAAATAATTAAAAATGCAAGTATTAGTCTAATTTTCATTTGCGGAGAGTTTTTGTTCAAATACTTTCACTTTTAACATTTTATCTCCTGATATCTCTATAATCGGGTTCGGGTCCCCTTAAGTTCCCTGAGCTGGATAACCAGAGAGCCGACCTTGCCTCCGGTAAAACGCTCTGTTACATAACCCAGCTCTTGTTTTGGTATGCAGTAACAACCTTCACAGGATTCAAATTCGATTTTAATTCTCTGCTCGATCTTGGCCTCGTTTTTCATCCCTTTTCGCTTTCCCTCCACAACCTTGAAGTATATTCCGTCAATGTTATAATCGCTGCCGGTATTGTTAATTATAATGATCTTGAAGTATGTAAAATTGTCGTCATTCTTTATGTTGGCAACCTGAAAGGTCAAACCATTCTCTACCTTGCCGATCGAGCTATATTCTGTCTTATCAGAGAGTACGCTGTTAAGGCGTTCTTTCATCTTTGAGTTATTGCTTTCAAGGGTGGCGACCTCTCTCATTTTCTTCTCATCTGTCTTTTTAATTTCTTCACTCGTGAAGTCATAGAAAATCTTCGTGCTATCGCCATATTTCAACCGGCCATACCAGATCTTTTCATTATCAAGCTTAACGGTTATTGACGTTTCAGGGGAAAGAGGATCATTG
This genomic stretch from Bacteroidales bacterium harbors:
- a CDS encoding DUF4138 domain-containing protein — its product is MGVIEVNKDFTATLNFTDSIVFIVVGNNPSIGENKNKYYDIFQNGKNCVIRGNDPLSPETSITVKLDNEKIWYGRLKYGDSTKIFYDFTSEEIKKTDEKKMREVATLESNNSKMKERLNSVLSDKTEYSSIGKVENGLTFQVANIKNDDNFTYFKIIIINNTGSDYNIDGIYFKVVEGKRKGMKNEAKIEQRIKIEFESCEGCYCIPKQELGYVTERFTGGKVGSLVIQLRELKGTRTRL